In Plasmodium chabaudi chabaudi strain AS genome assembly, chromosome: 10, a single genomic region encodes these proteins:
- a CDS encoding CIR protein, translating into MRNPSYKIEDVYKEFATIDGYFYVDEDDGAKTKVINKAIHNYCDYDDKKREKDKCSGYYEMTSSGVIHLINNLKDKNVLDYDKLAEYAILWLSYKLKIKENEKIKKLSVFYDSYIKTNDCYNKNINGGDGLTYKAIIDKKKDLMDIDINEIFKLEAPFNILYYLYNVIHDEHPDCEKNLDSAKNFAEKYEVLLNNNDTGIDDSLYSQILSILSTDYNNLRKKCTNFPSLPVYPRNFSIKVTLIPITFIFVAIPIFLEFAYKYSLFGFGKRSQKQYLREKRKKAKRKVYNYLLLEERDYSRNSNNY; encoded by the exons ATGAGAAACCCAAGTTATAAGATTGAGGATGTg tATAAAGAATTTGCTACGATCGATGGCTATTTTTATGTGGATGAAGATGATGGAGCAAAAACTAAAGTAATTAATAAAGCAATTCACAATTATTGTGATTACGACGATAAAAAACGagaaaaagataaatgTAGTGGTTATTATGAAATGACTAGTTCTGGTGTTATTcatttgataaataatttaaaggATAAGAATGTTTTAGATTATGATAAACTTGCCGAATACGCTATTTTATGGTTAAGTTATaaactaaaaataaaggaaaatgaaaaaatcaaaaaattaagtgttttttatgatagttatataaaaacaaatgactgttataataagaatataaatGGTGGTGATGGTCTGACTTATAAGGCAAttatagataaaaaaaaagatttgATGGATATTgatattaatgaaatatttaaactTGAAGCcccatttaatatattatattatttgtataatgTAATTCATGATGAACATCCGGATTGCGAAAAAAATTTGGATTCTGCCAAAAATTTTgctgaaaaatatgaagtacttcttaataataatgatactGGTATTGATGACAGTCTATATAGTCAAAtattatctatattatcaactgattataacaatttacgaaaaaaatgtacCAATTTTCCATCCCTCCCAGTTTATCCACgaaatttttcaataaaagTTACGTTAATTCCaattacatttatatttgttgcAATACCTATTTTCTTGGAATTTGCTTAtaag tattcattatttggatTTGGTAAACGATCtcaaaaacaatatttaagagaaaaacgaaaaaaagcAAAGAGGAAAgtgtataattatttattactcGAAGAGAGGGATTATTCCAGgaatagtaataattattGA
- a CDS encoding CIR protein — protein sequence MFQEVCEEINNMGKYIVVKQEGSGVNIEFDNYLSDYCPNKNNGRNGQCETNDEKITAGFIWLVVMFEYLCEEKYPQNEKYQYVEYAILWLSYMLNQISNEGTPTLKDFYANNIEKNKKYTNNVTSASDSNYKEIIDKKINLMNANKNIIPKFYDIFKSLCKMYNELDQNEPNYTNCLADAQNFVNEYQKFLNDNDVDTNGSSYKQILPILSNGYDNFKKKCNNTQSSNFPLLPTTKTTQNVVEISEATSSSSSVASKLIPVLSIFAISLFLGIAYKYSLFGFDKQLQRQYLREKLKKIKKKMNDYI from the exons ATGTTTCAGGAAgtg TGTGaagaaattaataatatgggtaaatatattgttgtGAAGCAGGAAGGTTCGGGAGTAAATATTGAAtttgataattatttgaGCGATTACTGCCCTAACAAGAACAATGGGAGAAATGGACAATGTGAAacaaatgatgaaaaaataactgCTGGGTTTATATGGTTGGTAGTGATGTTCGAGTATCTTTGTGAGGAGAAATACCctcaaaatgaaaaataccAATATGTTGAATATGCTATTTTATGGTTAAGTTATATGCTAAATCAAATATCAAATGAAGGAACCCCCACATTAAAAGATTTCTATgctaataatatagaaaaaaataagaaatataCTAATAATGTAACTAGTGCCAGTGATAGTAACTATAAGGAAATcatagataaaaaaattaatttgatGAATGCGAATAAGAACATTATACCtaaattttatgatatatttaaatcattatgtaaaatgtataatgaACTTGATCAAAACGAGCCAAATTACACAAACTGCTTGGCAGATGCCcaaaattttgttaatgAATATCAAAAATTCCTTAATGATAATGATGTTGATACTAATGGTAGTTCATATAAGCAAATATTAcctatattatcaaatggTTAcgataattttaaaaagaagTGTAATAATACTCAATCTAGCAACTTTCCACTCCTTCCAACGACAAAAACAACACAAAATGTTGTAGAAATTTCTGAAGCTACATCATCAAGTTCGTCGGTAGCAAGCAAATTAATTCCAGTTTTATCAATATTTGCAATATCACTTTTCTTGGGAATTGCTTATAAg tattcattatttggatTTGACAAACAACTTCAAAGACAATATTTAAGAgaaaaactaaaaaaaataaagaagaaaatgaatgattatatatga
- a CDS encoding CIR protein: MDPNGMCETFLEADKIINGENGARMKMEDIRKSQSFNGFCPNNKCVTDEQCIGAMTMYVFSKVGADKNNEYGEYFLMWLSDKLFKMHEEGKKKGQSNITTLDEAYKSYLDKNIGNNKYWDALDNVKGLKDANLSHMNEFYKLLKHICKTIMHHKNKPTESENILQNSTNSYNQYMLLYQNVSECDSYLHLLDNLKKTYEKFRSTIKNGDPNLASSLQTLTTIENTGSYLVEGFKNFDFSDRKCQSEYDDSILEKLEKTKAQRKQKDNGGNEDNIKQNTQPESSVDQTPSPLAETGASPSIPDNGADTLESKDKVVSDTQSKENNKGSETTGICDIYVPKEYKQTRILIIVILIPITLAIMYKYLSFGRRNELKRKKNMKKVINLMEGKRQMQIIIKSSSQKKQTKKSINPVYGEKSPSINIYKLMQADPVPFINLIFLLIFLFIKEKTILWKDIFN; the protein is encoded by the exons ATGGACCCCAATGGAATG TGTGAGACATTTCTTGAAGCTGATAAGATTATTAATGGTGAAAATGGCGCCAGGATGAAGATGGAGGATATTAGAAAAAGCCAATCATTCAATGGATTTTGtcctaataataaatgtgtaACAGATGAACAGTGTATTGGTGCTATGACCATGTATGTATTTTCGAAAGTAGGAgcagataaaaataacgaatatggtgaatattttttgatgtgGCTAAgtgataaattatttaagatGCACGAAGaaggcaaaaaaaaaggccAAAGCAATATAACTACTTTAGATGAGGCTTATAAAAGCTATTTAGACAAAAATAtaggaaataataaatattggGATGCTTTAGACAATGTAAAGGGTTTGAAAGATGCTAATCTTAGTCACATGAACGAATTTTATAAGTTACTTAagcatatatgtaaaacaattatgcatcataaaaataaacctACCGAATCTGAGAATATTCTTCAGAATTCTACCAATAGTTATAATCAATATATGCTGCTTTATCAAAATGTTTCTGAATGTGATTCATATCTTCATTTATTGgataatttgaaaaaaacatatgagAAATTTAGAAGTACTATTAAGAATGGTGATCCAAATTTAGCAAGTTCTCTTCAAACACTTACAACGATAGAAAATACCGGTTCATATCTTGTGGAaggttttaaaaatttcgACTTCAGTGATCGAAAGTGCCAATCAGAATATGATGATAGCATACTCGAAAAATTGGAGAAAACCAAAGCTCAAAGGAAGCAAAAAGATAATGGAGGCAATGAGGataatattaaacaaaACACTCAACCAGAAAGTTCAGTGGACCAAACACCAAGTCCCCTGGCGGAAACAGGAGCATCACCAAGCATACCTGATAATGGAGCTGATACATTAGAAAGTAAAGATAAAGTAGTAAGCGATACTCAAAGCAAAGAAAACAATAAAGGGAGTGAAACAACAGGAATATgtgatatatatgtaccCAAAGAATACAAGCAAACTagaatattaattatagtTATTTTAATACCCATTACTTTAGCTATTATGTACAAg tatttatcatttggaCGAAGAAATGAATtgaagagaaaaaaaaacatgaaaaaggttataaatttaatggAAGGGAAAAGACAGatgcaaataattataaaatcatctagtcaaaaaaaacaaactaAAAAATCTATAAATCCTGTTTATGGGGAAAAATCTCcatcaataaatatatacaaacttATGCAGGCTGATCCTGtaccatttattaatttaatttttttgttgatttttttgtttataaaagaaaagacaATTCTTTGGAaggatatatttaattaa
- a CDS encoding CIR protein yields the protein MENSSYDIGDVYRDIYAIEDYFYVMDDGQVRVDRQHQSIIQYCNYKNNSGPYNCNDYFQLTSCGFIYLLKTLKDNYKLEDDKLAEYVILWLSYKLNRHSKCSATNLNEFYTNHIKTNKCYNEKIKDGDTTTYKDIIDKKKDLMDIKEISKFSSLFSILSYLYYLFHGECLDCEKIWKLAKNFADILEELNEDSNNKEKSLHTQILSTLLDDYNNLINKYGNKCSISQSISQLTAQNKPVESSLQTSEGASSSSSMLNTVIPVLSTFYVISLFLGVAYKYSLFGFGKRSQKQYLREKRKKTKRKVYNYI from the exons ATGGAAAATTCAAGTTATGATATTGGGGATGTg tATAGAGACATTTATGCGATCGAGgactatttttatgtgaTGGATGATGGTCAAGTTAGAGTTGATAGACAACACCAATCAATCATCCAATATTGTAATTACAAGAATAACTCGGGACCTTATAATTGTaatgattattttcaattgaCTAGTTGtggttttatttatttgctaAAAACGTTAAAGGACAACTATAAATTAGAAGATGATAAACTTGCCGAATACGTTATTTTATGGTTAAGTTATAAACTAAATCGACATTCAAAATGTAGTGCCACCAATTTAAACGAATTTTATActaatcatataaaaacaaataagtGTTATAAtgagaaaataaaagatggTGATACTACGACTTATAAGGATAttatagataaaaaaaaagatttgATGGatattaaagaaatatcTAAATTTAGTAGTCTATTTAGTATATTAtcttatttgtattatttatttcatggTGAATGTTTGGATTGCGAAAAAATTTGGAAATTAGCTAAAAATTTTGCTGATATACTTGAAGAACTTAATGAAGAttctaataataaagaaaagagTCTACATACTCAAATATTGTCTACATTATTAGATGattataacaatttaataaataaatatggtaATAAATGCAGCATTTCTCAATCTATTTCACAATTAACCGCCCAAAATAAACCTGTAGAAAGTTCTTTACAAACTTCTGAAGGTGCATCATCAAGTTCATCGATGTTAAACACAGTAATTCCAGTTTTATCGACATTTTATGTAATATCACTTTTCTTGGGAGTTGCTTATAAG tattcattatttggatTTGGTAAACGATCtcaaaaacaatatttaagagaaaaacgaaaaaaaacaaagagGAAAgtgtataattatatatga